The Vibrio sp. SNU_ST1 genome has a segment encoding these proteins:
- a CDS encoding lipocalin family protein, protein MKKILLLLSVILLGGCVGMPETVKPVQQFELDRYLGKWYEVARLDHSFERGLDNISAEYSLRDDGGVKVINRGYSAEDGEWNEAEGKAYFVEGSEQGYLKVSFFGPFYGAYVVFELDKENYQYAFVSGPDTDYLWLLSRTPEVAPEVMEKFKAMSKERGFNTDELIYVEHRK, encoded by the coding sequence ATGAAAAAAATATTATTGCTGCTTAGTGTGATTCTATTGGGTGGTTGCGTGGGCATGCCTGAAACAGTAAAGCCCGTTCAACAGTTTGAATTGGATCGATACTTAGGAAAATGGTACGAAGTGGCTCGTTTGGATCACTCGTTTGAGCGTGGCTTAGACAACATCAGTGCCGAATACAGCCTACGTGATGATGGTGGCGTTAAGGTAATTAACCGCGGCTATTCGGCTGAAGATGGCGAATGGAACGAAGCGGAAGGCAAGGCGTATTTTGTCGAAGGTTCTGAACAAGGCTATTTGAAAGTGTCTTTCTTTGGCCCTTTCTATGGCGCTTATGTGGTATTCGAGTTGGACAAAGAGAACTACCAATACGCGTTTGTTTCGGGCCCAGATACTGACTACTTGTGGTTACTTTCAAGAACACCAGAGGTTGCGCCAGAAGTGATGGAGAAGTTCAAAGCGATGTCTAAAGAGCGCGGCTTCAATACTGATGAATTGATTTACGTTGAGCACAGAAAATAA
- a CDS encoding amidohydrolase, which yields MNNKLTLPRTAWIALLASLGAVPSAVSQSLTADQIFTNADIYGHRESDSIVTHKGKIIFIGDREQTQTFEGQNTDIIDLENAFVLPGFIDNHNHVFEAASELGGNCELDSEATLEEQIPYLEACKINSETNGRGWLMGYGFSLESTLDSDSEYTPLEIIDSIFPDRPVVIMEQTSHSMWVNSKALKIARISQQSPDPQGGAYLKDQDSGKLNGILLDNAGDQIMEMAWNSQSELFEQSYQGLMFGLEEAAAHGITTIGDGRMYWKRGWYDVWLEAEQNQDLTARVSLRPWVYPSMAIPSQLEVFEKMYSDDKSRLLLVDQVKMYSDGIFINGTAKTLAPYLDTYLPQSPNGLNYIPPAQMKEWLTALDKIGFSAHIHAIGDGAVRESLDAIESVRKQGSQKPYTLTHVELINDEDVPRFKQLNVSADFQVGSDYVARHQHQWAEAFLGARRAKAMMNLDAILKTDANITLSSDWNVHDINPLVGIANSLIMGQTGLTDIYTAIDAYTINAAKSLGIDDITGSIEVGKSADFAILNKDITTLSARGIAETQVLMTVLNGKTVFEDTLLEDAAFKDTN from the coding sequence ATGAACAATAAGCTCACTTTGCCACGCACTGCATGGATTGCCTTACTCGCCAGCTTAGGCGCTGTGCCATCGGCTGTTTCTCAAAGCCTAACCGCAGACCAGATCTTTACCAATGCCGACATATATGGGCATCGCGAGTCAGACTCGATCGTTACCCATAAAGGCAAGATCATCTTCATCGGTGACCGCGAACAGACGCAAACTTTTGAAGGGCAGAATACTGATATCATCGACTTGGAGAACGCTTTTGTCTTGCCGGGGTTCATTGATAATCACAACCATGTTTTCGAAGCCGCTTCAGAGCTGGGTGGCAATTGCGAACTAGACTCTGAAGCCACATTAGAAGAGCAAATCCCTTACTTAGAAGCGTGTAAAATCAATAGCGAAACCAATGGTCGAGGCTGGCTGATGGGTTATGGCTTTTCTTTGGAATCGACACTCGACAGCGACTCTGAATACACACCACTTGAGATCATCGACAGCATCTTCCCTGATCGCCCCGTGGTGATCATGGAGCAAACTTCACACTCAATGTGGGTTAACTCAAAGGCACTGAAAATAGCGCGAATTAGCCAACAATCTCCAGACCCACAAGGTGGCGCTTATTTAAAAGACCAAGACAGCGGCAAGCTCAATGGTATCTTATTAGATAATGCTGGCGACCAAATTATGGAGATGGCGTGGAACAGCCAAAGCGAGCTCTTTGAACAAAGCTACCAAGGGTTAATGTTCGGTCTTGAAGAAGCCGCTGCGCACGGCATTACCACCATTGGTGACGGCCGGATGTATTGGAAGCGAGGTTGGTATGACGTTTGGCTAGAAGCGGAGCAAAACCAAGATTTGACTGCTCGCGTTTCATTACGCCCTTGGGTTTACCCATCAATGGCGATACCCTCTCAATTAGAAGTCTTCGAGAAGATGTATTCAGATGATAAAAGCCGTCTTCTACTCGTCGATCAGGTAAAAATGTACAGCGATGGCATCTTCATTAACGGTACAGCAAAAACACTCGCGCCCTATTTAGATACCTATCTGCCACAGTCTCCCAATGGCCTAAACTATATTCCACCAGCACAGATGAAAGAGTGGCTAACCGCGCTCGATAAAATCGGCTTTAGTGCTCACATTCATGCGATTGGTGATGGTGCCGTTCGTGAATCACTAGATGCGATTGAAAGCGTGCGTAAACAAGGTTCACAAAAGCCTTACACCCTAACCCACGTTGAGTTAATCAATGATGAAGACGTTCCCCGCTTCAAGCAACTCAATGTCTCGGCGGATTTCCAAGTCGGTTCCGATTACGTTGCAAGGCACCAACACCAATGGGCCGAAGCCTTCCTTGGTGCTCGCCGTGCCAAAGCCATGATGAACCTAGACGCGATACTCAAGACTGACGCCAATATCACCTTAAGCAGTGACTGGAATGTACACGATATCAACCCTTTGGTCGGCATCGCGAACAGCTTAATCATGGGCCAAACAGGCTTAACTGATATCTATACCGCGATAGACGCTTACACCATCAATGCAGCTAAGAGCCTTGGTATCGACGACATCACGGGTTCTATTGAGGTAGGGAAATCAGCGGACTTCGCGATTCTCAACAAAGACATCACCACGTTGTCAGCAAGAGGAATCGCAGAAACACAGGTGTTAATGACAGTGTTGAACGGGAAAACTGTTTTCGAAGACACTCTTCTCGAAGACGCTGCTTTCAAAGACACAAATTAG
- a CDS encoding MFS transporter — protein sequence MSVIQNKKFQLLAISLASALMGIGQNGLLVSLPFLVEQSAFSLPTWSILIAVGSMLFLPSAPFWGRQSDKYGPKKVVIQALIGMAISFALLCFFAMFSKQGQVFEFCLIGLVVARIIYGCTVSGMVPASQHWAILLCGEKNRLQAITSVSLGLSVGRLIGPLVSILALKLSPFAPLFVMIFLPCVALLVTMLLPPPKKETRKAEGIGQAPWLPNKTLLPFLSCGLLLCAAVALLQYSFSPLIYSITRWSTDQISDTIGILLTISAACTFATQLLVIKKEKLTPFVMYRWGAFGLLVGFGMLLIPSMWALAMAMVLTAIGAALIVPAYTLFATEKQSDAPGAAAGYIAMSHTLGYGVASLFAFTSTLNPLYPIYLCGLFSVLIFATTYVVKIKGNTKLAEQA from the coding sequence ATGTCTGTGATACAAAATAAAAAATTTCAACTATTGGCTATAAGTCTTGCTTCGGCTCTTATGGGAATTGGGCAAAACGGCTTACTCGTTTCACTGCCTTTTCTTGTTGAACAGTCTGCATTCAGCCTACCTACGTGGTCGATTCTTATCGCGGTAGGAAGCATGTTATTTTTGCCATCTGCGCCGTTTTGGGGAAGGCAGAGCGACAAATATGGACCTAAAAAAGTAGTCATTCAGGCACTGATAGGCATGGCTATCAGCTTTGCTTTGTTGTGTTTTTTCGCCATGTTTAGCAAACAGGGGCAGGTATTCGAGTTTTGTTTGATTGGGCTGGTGGTCGCGCGAATTATTTATGGTTGTACGGTGTCTGGAATGGTGCCTGCGAGTCAGCATTGGGCGATATTATTGTGTGGTGAGAAGAACCGTTTACAGGCCATTACATCAGTGAGTCTTGGCCTAAGTGTTGGTCGATTAATTGGGCCTTTGGTCTCCATTTTAGCGTTAAAGTTATCGCCTTTTGCCCCCCTATTCGTGATGATCTTTTTGCCGTGTGTTGCTTTACTTGTCACGATGTTGTTACCACCCCCTAAAAAAGAAACTCGGAAGGCTGAAGGAATAGGGCAAGCACCTTGGTTACCGAATAAAACATTACTGCCTTTTTTATCTTGCGGGTTGTTGTTGTGTGCCGCAGTCGCGTTGTTGCAATACAGTTTTTCTCCATTGATCTATTCGATCACCCGTTGGTCTACCGATCAAATAAGTGACACGATCGGGATTCTTTTGACTATCAGTGCTGCCTGTACTTTTGCTACTCAACTCTTGGTTATCAAAAAAGAAAAGCTGACACCGTTTGTTATGTACCGTTGGGGGGCATTTGGTCTGCTTGTCGGCTTTGGAATGTTATTGATCCCCAGTATGTGGGCGTTAGCTATGGCGATGGTACTGACCGCGATTGGCGCAGCGCTAATTGTTCCTGCTTACACGTTATTCGCCACCGAAAAGCAAAGTGATGCTCCGGGTGCAGCCGCAGGGTATATCGCCATGTCTCATACTCTAGGCTATGGCGTTGCTTCATTATTTGCGTTTACTTCAACCTTGAACCCTCTGTATCCCATCTACTTATGTGGGCTATTTTCTGTACTGATTTTTGCGACGACTTATGTTGTAAAAATAAAGGGAAATACCAAGCTCGCAGAGCAAGCTTAA
- a CDS encoding ABC transporter ATP-binding protein — protein sequence MYTLTNASFEIDGKKILSPTTLTFEPKKITTLLGHNGCGKSTLIKLLSRQNTPTEGDVFFNEQPLASYSNLEFAHQVAYLPQHPPITDGVTVRELVCFGRYPWKGAFGRYSKDDYAIVDEAIEKVGLNAFSDRFVATLSGGERQRAWVAMLLAQQSQCILLDEPTSALDVAHQHELLALIRELNQSLGLTVIMVLHDVNMAAKFSDHLIALHSGKVIASGSPKDLMTPETLMQIYGMELALFKHPETGQPISYIP from the coding sequence ATGTACACACTTACCAATGCCTCGTTCGAAATCGACGGTAAGAAAATCCTTTCGCCAACGACTTTGACCTTTGAACCAAAGAAGATCACCACCTTGCTTGGTCATAATGGATGTGGCAAATCGACACTCATTAAACTGTTAAGTCGACAAAACACGCCAACAGAAGGTGACGTTTTCTTCAATGAGCAACCACTCGCCTCATACAGTAACCTTGAATTTGCACACCAAGTCGCCTACCTGCCGCAGCACCCACCGATTACTGATGGCGTGACCGTTCGTGAATTGGTTTGCTTTGGCCGTTATCCATGGAAAGGCGCATTTGGACGTTACAGCAAAGATGATTATGCCATCGTAGACGAAGCGATTGAGAAAGTTGGCCTTAACGCCTTTTCTGACCGATTTGTCGCAACACTTTCCGGCGGAGAAAGACAAAGAGCTTGGGTCGCTATGCTACTTGCTCAGCAAAGCCAATGTATTTTGCTTGATGAACCAACTTCAGCACTCGATGTCGCGCACCAGCATGAATTGCTCGCTTTAATTAGAGAGCTTAATCAGTCACTCGGCTTAACCGTGATCATGGTGCTTCATGATGTCAACATGGCCGCCAAATTCAGTGATCATTTGATTGCGCTTCATTCTGGAAAAGTGATCGCTTCCGGTTCGCCTAAAGATTTGATGACGCCAGAAACACTGATGCAAATCTACGGAATGGAGCTTGCGCTCTTTAAGCACCCTGAGACAGGGCAACCTATCAGCTACATCCCTTAA
- a CDS encoding iron-siderophore ABC transporter substrate-binding protein: MKKFITMLFTVLAFNVLALESVHALEIKHEMGSASFDATPKKVVALDWALTETVLSLGVELQGVADAQGYQQWVVKPALNADATDVGSRREPNLELLTELKPDVILISEHMVAAYHQLNKIAPVLVYSVYSKKKQPLESATSVTLSLGKLFNKAQRAQQVIDETNKRLSDNGEKIRAAGNSDKPLIFARFINDKTLRIHSQGSLAQATISSMGLKNDWQEQTNLWGFTTTGTERLAEHQQTNVMIFGPLTEEEHKKLTQSPLWQAMAFTRTDSVYELPTIWTFGGLIAAQRFSDHITELLIQK, translated from the coding sequence GTGAAAAAGTTCATCACCATGCTGTTCACAGTATTAGCTTTCAATGTCCTTGCTCTAGAGAGCGTTCACGCACTAGAAATCAAACATGAAATGGGCAGTGCCTCTTTCGATGCTACGCCTAAAAAAGTGGTGGCTTTAGATTGGGCACTCACCGAAACCGTATTAAGCCTAGGCGTTGAGTTGCAAGGTGTGGCAGACGCACAAGGTTATCAGCAATGGGTGGTAAAACCTGCGTTAAATGCAGACGCGACAGATGTGGGATCCCGAAGAGAACCAAACCTAGAGCTACTAACAGAACTCAAACCTGACGTCATTTTAATCAGTGAGCATATGGTGGCGGCCTACCACCAGCTCAATAAAATCGCACCTGTCTTGGTTTACAGTGTCTACAGCAAAAAGAAACAACCACTTGAATCCGCAACTTCGGTTACCCTCTCTTTAGGCAAGCTATTTAACAAAGCACAACGCGCCCAACAAGTGATTGATGAGACAAACAAGAGATTAAGCGATAACGGTGAAAAAATACGTGCCGCAGGCAACTCAGACAAACCACTGATTTTTGCACGCTTTATTAACGACAAAACCTTACGCATTCATAGCCAAGGTTCATTAGCGCAAGCCACCATAAGCAGCATGGGTCTTAAAAACGACTGGCAAGAGCAGACAAACCTCTGGGGTTTTACCACTACAGGCACTGAAAGGCTCGCTGAACACCAACAGACGAATGTGATGATCTTTGGCCCGCTAACGGAAGAAGAGCATAAGAAACTGACTCAATCCCCTCTTTGGCAAGCGATGGCGTTTACGCGTACAGACTCCGTTTACGAACTTCCTACCATCTGGACCTTCGGTGGGCTAATCGCTGCTCAAAGGTTTAGTGACCACATTACCGAACTGCTTATCCAAAAATAA
- the fhuB gene encoding Fe(3+)-hydroxamate ABC transporter permease FhuB, protein MATVKIEKTLTRQFNIKPAVLSIAAVLLISSLLQITAPYSQGVGLIWDTLFHFDSSNYQHLITHLTYLPRLTVALICGFALAVAGCVMQFVLRNPIASPTTLGVASGAELGMVLGILLIPANLAIPGFISAFIGGCLATGLVFTLSSARGFSPLHMVLAGMVVSLFLGSLNTMLLMLHEQRLTSIFVWGAGLLNQNDWSSVQILLPLVSIPTLLLLVLQRPLSALQFGDNVATSLGVNIKQIKLLCLSLAIFITAAVVSEVGLIGFVGIVAPAIARLIGVRALAKQILVSGLVGSFILLIVDLVIQPFSGFGGELLPTGAMTALLGAPFLLWLLQRTKLQSDLKNRSETIEHYKFVDTRKVLAAMSVLLMVMCVLALTVGKNQFGWNLELNPSLFDLRLPRVLVALLAGIGLAFAGTIIQRISNNPMASPEVLGISSGAALALVLGTLFGTAVGREEQMLLGTLGATSVTAVVWLMGRKHNFAPTQTLLTGIALSAGLDALLRITMSSGNENATALLTWLSGSTYLVANQDVILLAVGVSITSAVALSLNRWIELINLGDVTTSSLGMNTTAVRLALLLLVAALTTLCTIVIGPLSFIGLLAPHMARSLHQYRAIPQMLTAALLGAIIMVAADWIGRTLWFPWQFPAGLLASLIGGGYFLYLMRK, encoded by the coding sequence ATGGCTACCGTAAAGATCGAAAAAACCCTCACCAGGCAATTCAATATCAAGCCTGCAGTGCTGTCTATCGCTGCAGTTTTGTTGATCAGCTCGCTACTGCAAATTACCGCTCCTTACTCGCAAGGGGTTGGCTTGATTTGGGATACGCTGTTTCACTTTGATTCTTCAAATTATCAGCATCTGATTACTCACCTCACCTATTTACCTAGGCTTACCGTCGCTCTCATTTGTGGTTTTGCACTGGCAGTCGCTGGGTGTGTGATGCAATTTGTACTGCGTAACCCCATTGCCTCACCTACCACATTGGGTGTTGCTTCGGGCGCAGAACTCGGCATGGTATTAGGGATCCTTTTAATTCCTGCTAACCTAGCTATCCCAGGGTTTATTTCCGCTTTCATCGGGGGCTGCCTTGCAACAGGCTTAGTTTTTACCTTAAGTTCTGCACGAGGCTTTTCACCATTACACATGGTGTTAGCCGGTATGGTTGTCAGCCTATTTTTAGGCTCACTCAACACCATGTTGCTCATGCTGCATGAACAACGGCTTACCAGTATTTTTGTTTGGGGGGCCGGTCTACTGAATCAGAATGATTGGTCGAGCGTGCAGATATTGCTTCCGCTAGTCTCTATCCCTACCTTGTTATTATTGGTTTTACAGCGTCCATTATCAGCGCTGCAATTTGGCGATAATGTCGCTACTTCACTTGGTGTCAACATCAAACAAATCAAATTGCTTTGCTTATCGTTGGCGATATTTATTACTGCAGCCGTAGTCAGTGAAGTAGGCTTAATCGGTTTCGTTGGCATTGTGGCTCCTGCTATCGCTAGGCTTATCGGTGTAAGAGCACTCGCGAAACAGATTCTGGTCAGTGGGTTGGTAGGCAGCTTCATTCTATTGATTGTAGATTTAGTGATTCAGCCCTTCTCTGGCTTCGGTGGCGAATTGCTCCCTACCGGCGCAATGACGGCGCTACTGGGTGCTCCTTTCTTATTGTGGTTACTGCAACGTACCAAGCTGCAGTCCGATCTCAAAAACCGCAGTGAAACCATTGAGCACTACAAATTCGTTGATACGCGTAAAGTACTGGCCGCAATGTCAGTACTATTGATGGTAATGTGTGTTCTTGCCCTTACAGTAGGTAAAAACCAGTTCGGTTGGAATCTTGAACTCAACCCATCGCTATTCGATCTGCGTCTACCACGTGTATTAGTTGCTCTATTGGCAGGGATCGGGCTTGCGTTTGCAGGCACGATTATTCAACGCATCTCAAACAACCCAATGGCGAGCCCCGAAGTATTGGGGATCAGCTCAGGGGCTGCTCTGGCGTTAGTGCTCGGCACACTATTTGGCACAGCAGTCGGCCGAGAAGAGCAAATGCTGCTTGGTACACTCGGCGCAACTTCAGTGACTGCCGTGGTTTGGTTGATGGGAAGAAAACACAATTTCGCCCCAACGCAAACCTTGTTAACAGGCATAGCGCTAAGTGCAGGGCTCGACGCTCTACTGCGCATCACAATGAGCTCGGGTAATGAGAATGCAACCGCGCTCCTCACTTGGCTTTCAGGATCGACTTATTTAGTCGCTAATCAAGATGTCATTTTGCTCGCCGTTGGGGTTTCCATCACCAGTGCAGTGGCGCTGTCATTGAATCGCTGGATAGAGCTGATTAACTTAGGGGACGTCACCACAAGCAGCCTAGGTATGAACACAACCGCTGTTCGATTGGCTTTGCTTTTGCTAGTCGCGGCACTAACAACGCTGTGCACCATCGTCATTGGGCCATTAAGTTTCATTGGATTATTGGCGCCGCACATGGCTCGCTCGCTTCACCAATATCGCGCGATTCCTCAAATGCTCACTGCAGCATTATTAGGCGCTATCATCATGGTTGCTGCCGACTGGATTGGTCGTACGCTATGGTTCCCTTGGCAGTTCCCTGCGGGGTTATTAGCCTCTCTGATTGGTGGCGGCTACTTCCTCTATCTAATGAGAAAATAA
- a CDS encoding GntR family transcriptional regulator, with product MDITTITKLQQNLLFKVIARLKADDAKAGSSLNESSLAQQFEVSRSPIRAVLKHLSAQGITKVVPYKGAVLQTDAADIDISGQDNDQQPRQEQLYLRVLMDLFFSELGQSFSEKDLQQRYDANRGEMQSVLRLLESDGIFRRSPGYKWQLDGVLNTLERHTESYRCRLIFEPAGLLEPTWTLDNSVIESCRDRHAQAIANPESVNASQLFSLSAEFHELLAACSGNRFLLSTMQQHNRLRKATDLVSMHIQSSVTKSCQRRLEIIELVLEGNNQTASTKLAQLLENDIRVMKRTYNDVMTVSMEQRESLINSIMAKNS from the coding sequence ATGGACATAACGACAATTACAAAGCTCCAACAAAATTTGTTATTCAAGGTCATCGCAAGGCTAAAAGCCGACGACGCGAAAGCGGGAAGCAGCCTTAACGAATCGTCATTGGCACAACAATTCGAAGTATCGAGAAGCCCTATTCGAGCAGTGTTAAAGCACTTGTCAGCGCAAGGCATCACTAAAGTCGTCCCTTATAAGGGAGCGGTATTGCAAACCGATGCGGCAGATATCGACATTTCAGGCCAAGACAACGACCAACAACCTCGCCAAGAACAGTTATACCTGCGTGTACTCATGGATTTATTCTTTAGTGAGTTAGGTCAGTCGTTTTCCGAGAAAGACCTGCAACAACGTTATGATGCCAACCGTGGTGAGATGCAAAGCGTGCTACGCCTGTTGGAAAGCGACGGCATTTTTCGTCGTAGCCCAGGATACAAATGGCAGCTTGATGGTGTTCTAAATACACTAGAAAGGCACACTGAAAGCTATCGATGCCGACTCATTTTCGAGCCTGCAGGCCTACTCGAACCAACATGGACACTTGATAACAGTGTGATTGAAAGCTGCCGAGATCGCCATGCTCAAGCTATTGCGAACCCAGAATCTGTCAACGCCAGCCAACTCTTTAGCCTCAGTGCCGAGTTTCATGAGCTGCTTGCCGCATGTTCAGGAAACCGCTTTTTATTAAGCACCATGCAGCAACATAATCGCCTGCGTAAAGCGACCGATCTGGTTTCGATGCACATTCAATCTTCAGTCACTAAATCATGTCAGCGTCGCCTAGAGATCATCGAGTTGGTGCTCGAAGGTAACAACCAAACGGCTTCGACAAAATTAGCTCAATTACTGGAAAATGATATTCGTGTCATGAAACGTACCTACAACGACGTAATGACAGTCTCTATGGAGCAGCGAGAAAGTTTAATCAACAGCATCATGGCAAAAAACAGTTAA
- a CDS encoding TonB-dependent receptor, which yields MKTEKGSFKLSTVALAIVAASTVFTAQAQEYTTEENMVVVASRTPKAISDIPGTVWYIDADKIEQEYRGGKSLGEILSASIPSLDVSSGARTNYGQNLRGRKMLVMIDGVSLQSSRQISRHLDSIDPFNIDRIEVLSGATSIYGAGASGGVINIITKKAQGEELEFESYVGGSSGFNSGEDFDYKVGQSISGGNDKVQARSSVVYTETQGVFDADGDIVTPDISQGSLQFNKTVDFLTTVGVNLSETKKLNFLAQYYDSQQNSPYGLYITGRDFVDVRKGFYSDREHGTERIMLSASYVDDQFLGHQFIAEASYRKEDQTYTPYFQSSGQQITDVISLKTALAKSFNKFNIVYGIDAYQDQLDSNQALYDRTIANNSGNLINKTYAQVGRYAGVKVSSIAGFVQSDYAITDDWTVEGGFRYQYISNKIDDFVGYSQQKKIAAGKGKTADAVPGGETDYGVGLFNLGTIYHLTNESQVWANFSQGFDLADPAKYYGQGSYKLVGDHWKLNDSINVNDSKMSGIKTNSFELGYRLDTGELSLQTAAYYSQSDKSVKYNRKTLLIENINDKKRVYGLEAMASYWVHDNIQLGASGHYVTSEVKGNDSWKDVSAGSASTSKASAWAGWYDTDLSVKVQSQTMFDYEDDKNKLDGYTVFDLVSTYQLPVGSLGFGIQNLLNKDYTTVWGQRAQILYSSHYDSAAYDYKGRGRTYTLNYQVKY from the coding sequence ATGAAAACCGAAAAAGGAAGTTTCAAGCTTTCCACCGTTGCGCTAGCGATTGTCGCAGCAAGCACAGTGTTTACAGCCCAAGCACAAGAATACACAACCGAAGAAAACATGGTGGTTGTCGCTAGCCGAACGCCTAAAGCGATCAGCGATATCCCTGGAACCGTTTGGTACATCGACGCCGATAAAATCGAACAGGAATACCGTGGTGGTAAATCACTAGGCGAAATTCTATCGGCGAGCATCCCCTCTTTAGATGTAAGCAGCGGCGCCCGTACTAACTATGGTCAGAATCTACGTGGCCGTAAGATGCTCGTCATGATTGATGGTGTATCACTGCAATCCTCTCGCCAAATCAGCCGTCACTTAGATTCCATCGACCCATTTAATATTGATCGTATCGAAGTATTATCGGGCGCAACGTCTATCTACGGTGCCGGTGCTTCTGGTGGTGTCATCAACATCATCACCAAAAAAGCGCAAGGTGAAGAGTTAGAATTCGAATCTTATGTCGGTGGCTCATCGGGCTTTAATTCAGGTGAAGATTTCGATTACAAAGTCGGTCAATCTATCTCTGGCGGTAACGACAAAGTTCAAGCTCGCTCTTCTGTGGTTTACACCGAGACACAAGGTGTATTCGATGCAGATGGCGATATTGTTACTCCTGACATTTCACAAGGCTCACTGCAGTTCAACAAGACGGTAGATTTCCTGACAACTGTCGGCGTGAACCTGTCTGAGACCAAAAAGCTCAACTTCCTAGCACAATATTACGATAGCCAGCAGAACTCTCCTTACGGCCTATACATCACCGGGCGCGATTTTGTTGACGTACGCAAAGGGTTTTACTCGGATCGCGAACACGGAACTGAGCGCATCATGCTGAGTGCCTCTTACGTCGATGATCAATTCCTTGGGCATCAGTTTATTGCTGAAGCTTCGTACCGTAAAGAAGACCAAACTTACACGCCTTACTTCCAATCTTCTGGTCAACAAATTACCGATGTTATTTCATTAAAAACAGCACTGGCTAAGAGCTTCAATAAGTTCAATATTGTTTATGGTATCGATGCGTATCAAGATCAGCTTGATAGCAATCAAGCGCTTTACGATCGCACCATTGCGAACAATTCAGGCAACTTAATTAACAAGACCTATGCACAAGTGGGTCGCTATGCAGGTGTTAAAGTCAGCTCTATCGCGGGCTTTGTACAATCTGACTATGCGATCACCGATGATTGGACGGTGGAAGGTGGATTCCGCTACCAATACATCTCTAACAAGATTGATGATTTTGTCGGCTACAGCCAGCAGAAGAAAATTGCTGCAGGTAAAGGAAAAACAGCAGACGCAGTACCAGGTGGTGAAACGGATTACGGTGTTGGCTTATTTAACCTAGGTACGATCTACCACCTCACTAACGAGTCTCAAGTCTGGGCAAACTTCTCACAGGGCTTCGACCTTGCAGACCCAGCTAAATACTACGGACAAGGTAGCTACAAGCTCGTTGGCGATCACTGGAAACTCAACGACAGCATCAACGTTAATGACTCAAAAATGTCTGGTATCAAAACCAACAGTTTCGAGTTAGGTTACCGCCTTGATACTGGCGAGCTAAGCTTGCAAACCGCGGCTTATTACTCACAATCTGACAAATCAGTGAAGTACAACAGAAAGACACTGCTGATTGAAAACATCAATGACAAAAAGCGAGTATACGGGCTAGAGGCGATGGCTTCTTACTGGGTACATGACAACATTCAACTGGGTGCTTCTGGTCACTACGTCACCTCTGAAGTGAAAGGTAACGACAGTTGGAAAGATGTATCTGCAGGAAGTGCAAGTACTTCTAAAGCAAGTGCTTGGGCAGGTTGGTATGACACAGACCTATCTGTAAAAGTACAAAGCCAAACTATGTTTGATTACGAAGACGACAAAAACAAACTTGATGGCTACACCGTGTTTGATCTAGTGAGTACCTACCAGCTTCCTGTCGGTAGTCTAGGTTTTGGTATTCAAAACTTACTGAACAAAGACTACACCACAGTTTGGGGTCAACGTGCTCAAATCCTTTACTCGTCTCATTACGACTCAGCGGCGTATGACTACAAAGGCCGCGGCCGTACTTACACTCTGAACTACCAAGTTAAGTACTAA